The DNA sequence ACTGTCAGCGGTTGACGGTAACCTGCGCCAGGAGTTCCGGCCCGCGGGCCTCCAGCCACCTGCCGCCCAGCCGGACGCCGGCCCCGAAAAGGACCAGGCCCAGGACGGTTCCCACCGCGAGGTTGAGCCAGCCGAACAGGATGTTGCCCGTGACCGCCTGGGCAACCAGCAGCGCGGCCTCCGGCAGGACCAGCACCATCAGGACCAGCATTCCCACGAACTGCACGGCCAGGGTCTGCCCCACGTTGCCCGGCGGTTTCTTGAACGGGCTGTCCCCCGGCAGCGGGACGGTGACGGTGTAGCGGGCCGATACCACCGAGGAAAGGCCCAGGCCGGTGAAAAGGATCCCCAGGCTGAACCCCAGCTGGCCGGGCAGTGCCGTCCAGTTACCCGTGAAGGCGGCGTAACCCACTGAGAACACCAGCACCACGGGCAGCGCAAAGGTCATGCACGCCAGTGCCCGGCCCAGCCGGTCCGCCACCCCCCTGACGCCGGTGGCCAGGTGCAGGGCAAACGCGGTGTTGTCATAGGAGACGTCGGCGGAGATGGACCAGGCCAGAATGAAGGCGGCCACGGGGGCAAGGAAAGCTAGGCTGCCGTAGCTGCCCGTCTGCGTCCCCTGGAACGCCAGGACCACCGGAAGCAGCGGGATGACCACCAGGGAACCCGAGTACCGCGGGTCCCGGAGCCAATAGGTGAGAGACCTGGCCATCACCGCACCGGCCGGGGTGGGCGGCAGCACGCCGAACAGTCCCAGCCTGCCGCCCCTGCGCTTCCCCGCGCCGGCGTACGGCGGGGTGACCAGGGCCCGTTCGAGCAGCAGCTTCCAGCACCAGGCCAGGGCGCCGAGGACCGCCACCGCTACCAGCAGTTTCACCGCGGCCTGCCCGGGCCGGCCCGACGCGACGTCGCCGCCCAGTGACCATGGCGCCCCGAGCGGCGTCCAGGACAAGGTCAGGGCGAACTCTGGCAGGAACCCCGTGGATGCCGGGATGCCGCGGCCGACCCCTGCCACGATGGGGCCCAGCAGGACCAGCGGCACCATGACCGCAATGGCGCTGATGTCCTTGAAGCGCCGGGAAGCCGCCAGGCTGGCTGTTGCGGTGGTGACCACCTTGGCCAGCACAATACAGGTCATGACACCCAGGCACGCCCCGGCCAAAGCGGCGAGCGCGGGGAGCACGCCCCGTGACCAGGTGACCACCGTGGACAGTGACACGAGCGCGGTGGCCAGGCCCGGGATGCCGATCAGGCCGCCAAGGGCAAGGCCGGCAAGCAGCTGCTTCATGGGGACCGCAAAAGTGGTGAAGCGGGCCGGATCGAGGGTCATGTCCGTGGCGGAGGCCACCACCGGAACCACGGCCCAGCCCAGGACGGCGGCGGAGCCGCCCAGGACCACGGCCGTGTGGGCGGTCACCGGACCGGCGTTGCGCAGCAGGACAAGGGCGATGACCAGCGTTGCCACCACGCCCAGGGCGTAGAGCCCGGCGATGGCCATCCCCACCAGCTGCCAGGGGCTGCGGCGCAGTCCGTTGCGGAGCAGCGTGAGCTTGAGCCTTAGAAGGTGCGCAACCATTCCAGCCCCTCCGTGTGGCTGTGGCCGCCAACCAGCTGTACGAACCGGTCCTCCAGCGAGGCTCCGGCGCGCACCTCCTCCACCGTGCCCGCGGCCAGCAGCCGGCCTTTGGCCACCACCGCCACGTGGTCGCACATGCGCTGGACCAGGTCCATCACGTGGCTGGACACGATGACCGTTCCGCCGGAGTCCACGTACCGGTCCAGGATGGAGCGGATGTTCGCTGCAGACACGGGGTCAACGGCTTCGAAGGGCTCGTCCAGGACCAGGAGCCGCGGGGCGTGGATGAGTGCAGAGGCCAGGGCAATCTTCTTGGTCATGCCCGCCGAGTAGTCCACCACCAGTGTTCCGGCGTCCTGGCTGAGGTCCATGGCAGCCAGCAGCTCCCCCACCCGCGCGGCCACCACGTTCTTGTCCATGCCGCGCAGCAATCCGGCGTACGTGATCAGCTGCTCTCCGGTCAGCCGGTCGAAGAGCCGGACCCCGTCGGGCAGGATCCCCATGAGCCGCTTCGCTTCAAGGGGGTGCTGCCAGACGTCGACGCCGTGCACCACGGCGGTGCCGAAGTCCGGGCGCAGGAGGCCGGTGGCCATGGACAGTGTGGTGGTCTTGCCTGCACCATTGGGTCCCACAATGCCAAAGAATGAACCGGCCGGGACCTCCAGGCTGATACCGTCCACCGCGATCTTGCCGCCAAACCGCTTGGCCAGCCCGCGGATGGACAGGGCCGCCACGGGGCCGGGATTCGACGCCTGGTCAGGCATGGGAGCAGTCATGGTGCCAGCCTAGTCCGCGGGCCGTCGCTGCGGGGGTGCGAAACTAACCTCATGGACATTGCCCTGGGCCTCCTGGTGATCGTTGCGGTGGTGTGCGCCGGCAGCGCGGCGGGGCGGAAGCTCAATCTCCCGGTTCCGCTGCTCCTGGTCCTTGCGGGCGTGGCAGGATCCTTCCTGCCTTTCATCCCGCAGGTCGAGCTCAATCCCGAACTGGTCCTGGTTGGCCTGCTGCCCCCGCTGCTCTACGCCGCCGCGTTCCGCACATCGTTGTTCGACTTCACATCGAACCGCCGCTCCATCGGGCTCCTGTCCGTGGGCTATGTCATCTTCGGCACACTGGGGGTCGGGGCGGTGGTCTGGTGGCTGTTCCCGGAAATCCCGCTGGCTGCCGCCATCGCCCTGGGTGCGGTGGTGGCTCCCCCGGACGCCGTGGCGGCCACGGCGATCGCACGGAAGGTGGGCATGCCCCGCCGGATCGTCAACATCCTCGAAGGCGAGTCACTGGTCAATGACGCCACGGCGCTGGTGTGCCTGCGGGCGGCCGTGGCCGCCATCGCCGGTTCGGTGTCAGCGCTGGATGTGGCGGGCGGCTTCGTGGTGGCGGCCGGCGGCGGGCTGGCGGTGGGCCTCGCCGCCGCGTACATCCTTACCGAAATCCGGAAACGGATCAGCAACGTGGCCATCAACACCTCCACGTCGCTGATGGCCCCGTTCGTTGCCTTCCTCCCTGCCGAGGCCATCCACGCCTCCGGTGTGCTCGCCGTCGTCGTCACCGGCCTGGTGATGGGCACCAAGGCGCCGTCCATGCCCAACGGGGCCGCGCGGCAAAGCGCCCGCAGCAACTGGGACACGGTGCAGTTCCTCCTGGAGAACTCCGTGTTCCTGCTGATCGGCCTGCAGGTGCGGACCATCATCGACAGCGTCCAGGACGATTCCCTGGGCGCGGGCCGGGTATGGATTGGCTGCGCCGTGATCCTGGTGGCCGTGCTGGTGCTCCGGCCCATCTGGGTCTTTCCCGCCACATACCTCCCCCGCCTGATTCCTTCCGTGCAGCGCAAGGACCCCGCACCGCCATGGCAGTTTCCCGCCATCGTGTCCTGGGCGGGCATGCGCGGCGTCGTCACGCTGGCCGCCGTGCTCACGCTGCCCGATGACCTGGAACACCGCAACGTCCTGGTCCTGGCCGCCATGGTGGTGGTGGCCGGCACCCTGGTGCTGCAGGGCTTTACGTTGCCGGCCCTGGTCCGCGCCCTGGGTTTGCCCGGGCCGGACCGGCGCGAGGATGCGCTGAACCAGGCCTCACTGATGCAGCTGGCCACCACTGCGGGCATGGAGCGCCTGGAGAAGCTCCGGCGGGACAGCGATCCGCCTGAAGTCATGGACATGCTGCGGCGGCGGACCCAGGAGCGGGGACTGGCAGCCTGGGAACGCCTGGGCAGGCCAGCGGCAGAGGCAGCCACCCCGAGCCAGCGGTACGCCCAGCTGCGGATGGCCATGCTGGAAGCCGAACGGGAAAAAGTCCTGGAACTCCGGCGCGGCGGGGACTTCGCCCATGAGGTCCTCAGCGAAGTCCTGGAGCGGCTGGATGTGGAAGAGTCCATGCTCGATGCTTCCCTCAACGAACTCGACTCCGCTGCCGGCGGCGGTGGCGGTGAAGGGCTCTCCCAGCCGGGCGGCGTCTGCGACCACCTGACGGCGGCCATGCCGGCACCGCTTCCCGACAACCCGGCCTGTGCAGGCTGCGAACGGGAGGGCACCACACCGGTGCACCTGCGCATGTGCCTTGCCTGCGGACACGTTGGCTGCTGCGACTCCTCGGCGGGACGTCACGCCAGCCGCCACTTCAAGGAAACCGGCCACCCTGTCATGCGCAGCATCGAACCCGGCGAAGAATGGCGCTGGTGCTACGTGGACGACCTGCTCGGCTGACGGCCGGCCTTCACGGCGCCTTGCGGATCCGGATCGGCCCCTTTGCCGTGGCGGGATCGACGACGGAGCCGCCCTGGGTGATGTGGACCTGGCCGGCGTCAACCAGGCGCCGCGCAGCTTCGCGGGCCGGCTCCATGAGGTGCCGCCAATCGTCGCCGCCCACCGCCCTGGCGGCATCGGACGGGCAGATGGTGGACGTTGCCGCCCGGGAAGCGAGCAGTTCCAGGATTTTCGCTTCCAGCTGCCGCCCAACCGGGATGTCAGGGCCGTCCCCGGCAGAGTCTGCCATGCCTGGCTCCGTCTTCACGGGATGGGGCTTAGAAGGTCCGCCGCGGGATGGCCCGCTCGTACTGGGGCGGCCAGGCCATGTCGTGGCCCAGTTCGAACGCGGCCCGGAGCCACCAGTGGGGATCGCGCAGCGCGGCCCGGGCAATGAAGACGCCGTCGGCCTGGCCGGTGGCGATCGCGTGCTCCGCCTGTCCCGGCGTGGTGACCAGGCCCACCGTGCCGGTGGCGATACCGGCCTCCCCGCGGATGGCGGCGGAAAACCCGGTCTGGTAGCCCAGGCCCGGCTTGATCTGCTGGTGGGCCACCGCCCCGCCGCTGGAAACATCCACCAGGTCCACTCCACGGCCGGCCGCCTGGCGGGCCAGGCGGACCGAGGCTTCCTGGTCCACGCCGCCCGGCGCCCAGTCGGTGGCCGAGATCCGGAGCAGCAGGGGCATGGAATCGGGAATCACGGCGCGGACCGCGTCAACCACGGCCAGCATCAGCCGGTTGCGTCCGGCCTCGTCCCCGCCCCACTCATCGTCACGCTCGTTGATCAGCGGGCTCTGGAACTGGTGCAGGAGGTAGCCATGTGCCCCGTGGATCTCCATGGTGTCGAAGCCCGCGGCCACCGCGCGTTCAGCGGCTGCGGCAAAATCGGCGATGACGCCGTGGATTTGTTCCACCGTCATGGCAGCTGGCGCCTCGTAGCCCTCGAACGAGGTGGTGGAAGGACCAACGGTGTCCCACCCGCCTTCGGCGGCGGGAACACTGCCGTGCCGGCCGGAGAAAGGCCAGAACGTGGACGCTTTCCGGCCCGCGTGGGCCAGTTGCACGCCGATCTTGGTGCCGGCAGTACCGTTCCGGTGGACGAAGGAAATGATCCGCTGCCAGGCTTCCGCCTGCTCGTCGTTGTACAGGCCGGCATCCCGGGGGCTGATCCGGCCCTCGGCGTTCACGGCCGCGGCTTCCGTGAGGATCATCGCCGCGCCGCCCACGGCAAAGCCGCCCAGGTGCACCAGGTGCCAGTCGTTCGGAACCCCCGGGGCGTCGTCGGGATCGCAGCTGTACTGGCACATGGGCGACACCCAGCCCCGGTGCTGCAGCTCCATGGACCGCAGCGCCAGCGGCTGGAACAGGGCCGGCACTAGAACAGCACCCGGGCCAGCGCCTGGCGCGCCTTGGCCACGCGCCCGTCACCGGCGCCCACCACCTCGAACAGTTCCAGCAGCCGGATCCTTGCGGTCTCACGCTCCGGACCGAAATTCCTGCCGATGAAGGCCACCAGCCGGTTCAGTGCGTCCTCCACGTGGCCGCCGGCCACGTCCAGGTCCGCCACCCCAAGCTGGGCTTCCAGGTTGTCCGGCTCGTTCGCCGCCAGCGTGCGCAGCGCTTCGCTGTCCTGGGCCGACACGGACTGCAGCCGGTCCATCAGCTCCACCTGGGCCAGGCCGGCCTTGGCTTCATGGTCCGACGGCATTTCCTTCAGCGCCTGGCGGTAGGCCTCGGCCGCGGCGGCGTAATCCCCGGCTTCGATCGCGTCGTACGCCGCCTGGTGCAGCGGCGGCAGCGGTGCCGGCTCCTGCTCAGCGGCGCCGCCGGCGTCAAGGCTTCCGGTGACGCCGTTGGCTGCGGCCACCTTGAGGAGTTCGTCGAAGAGGCTGCGCACCTGCTGCTCCTCCGCAGACCCTTGGAAGAGCGGTACCGGCTGCCCCTTCAGGACGGCGACGGCGGTGGGGACGGCCTGCACCTGGAAGGCCTGGGCAAGCTGCGGGAAAGCTTCGATGTCGGCGGCGCCAAGGACCAGGCGGCCGCCGTAGCTGGCCACGATGCGGTCGAGGGTCTCCACCATCCTGCCGGACTCCGGCGAGTAGGAAGCCCACAGCGCGAACACCACCGGAACCTGTGCGGACAGTTCCACCAACTGCTGGAAGTTTGCTTCGGTGACGTTGACCTTGAGCTCGGGTCCGCCTGCCGCCGCGCCCGGCTGCCCTTCCTGCGCCTCCCCTGACGGCGGTCCGGACGGGGAGGTGCCGGAGGGAGCTGTACCGGAGGGAGCTGCGGGGCGCTTCAGTGAGGAAAGGTCGACGGCGCCGCGCAGGTTAAGCAGGTTGGCAGCGGCAGGAGGGACTGGGCGGGAAGCTGGCGAACTCATGTTTCCCACTCTAGCCACTCCGGCCGCTGCCGGTGGTAATGCAGTCAGGCGCTACTTGAAGCTGGCGCCCACCAGGCCGCGGGTGGCGGCAACGAGCTTCATCGGGTCCGTCGATCCTGCCGGCGGCACGTAGACAGCCATCGATTCGGCGAAGTTCAAGACCATGCCCGTGGTGGTTTCCTTGCCACCGGCCAGGGCTGCGGCATCGTCACCGATGCTGAGCTTGTCGCCGGCAGCCTTCGGGGTGCCTTCGAAGCCGAAGTTGATCCGGCCCAGGACCAGGGCCCCGCCGTCGGAGGTCCGGAACACCACGGTGCTCTCGGGGACCACCTTGTGGGTGAAGGAGAAGTTGCCGTTCTCGCCGGCCTTGACCACCTCTGCCTGGTAGGACAGGGTGTCGGCGATGTACGGCGAGGAGTCGCCCTCGACCAGCTTGTCCTTGAACGGCGAGTCCGCGGACGTGAGCCTGTCGGCCAGGCCGGACATTGCTTCCTCGCCGCTGTAGAGCAGCCCGGACTTGTCCGACGCGGCCAGGGTGTCGGTGCCGCCCCGGCTGATGTTCGGGAACGTGGTTCCCGGCTGCAGGGGCGTGGTTTCCATGAGCTTGTAGTTCTCGCGGGGCGACTGCTGGACCAGCGTCAGGATCTGCGGGACAACGTTGCCTTCGCCCTGGGTCACGGCCAGCACCGAACGCGGCCAGTCACGGTCGCTGGTGACCACCGTGGTCAGCAGCTTGGTGGAGCGCACGGGCATGCGCGGCTCGTAGGAGCCCACCTGGGAGCGAATCTTGTAGTTCTGGGTGCGGATTTCCAGTTCGGGGCCGGCAACGCGGTCCGCGAGCTTGGCGGCGTCCTTGGCCGCGTCCCCTGCATCGGTGGCGCTGGAGACCTGCTCCAGGATCCGGCGGAACTGTGCGTCCAGCAGGACAGGCGATCCTGCTGCTTCCTTGGCCGGCGATGAGGCACTGCCGGAAGGCTGGGGGCTGGGGCTGGCAGCCTGGGCGGCCGTGCCCGATGCGGCCAGCACTGCTGCTGCCACACCGGCTGCCACCATGGTGACCTTGGAGGACGACGACGGGTCCTGGTTCTGCGTCTTGCGGGCACGGGCGCGGGCAGCGAAGCCGGAGTCGCCGCCGTTGTCGCCTTCACCGTTTTTCCGGCGGGCAGAGAGCAGCGCCAGGACGATTCCGCCCACGATCAGGAGGCTGCCCAGGACCATCAGCGGAACAGCCCAGGGAGTGGACGTGTCGTTCGGGAACGTCATGGACACTGTGGCCGGTGCCGGCTTGGTGCCGTCGGAGGCAAGCAGGAGGCTCCAGTCGCCGTCGGCGGGCGGTGTCCAGGTGTATTCAAGCTCGCCGCTGGCGTTCTCGTTGGACACCCAGAGGTCCGAACCGGCCGGGTTCGGTGCCGTGCCTTCACCGTCGGCGTGCTCAACCTGGAGCGACTTTTCGTCCTCGGACACCCCGGTGATGGTGTTGTGGGCTGTCTTGCCCACCCAGGCAGCCACGTCATCCGGCCGGCCGGAGGCCAGCATGAAATTTCCGTCGCCCTGGACGTTGATCTTGACCGTCCCGCCGTGCAGGGTGCGCAGCTTCTGGTCAATAACGGTCAGCGGCGCCGCTGCGGCATCGGCCGGCGCGGACGCGGTGAACGTCTCGGAGGGAGCCCAGATGGTTCTCTGGCCGATACCGGCCAAAAGTGTCAGGAGGCCGAGCAGCACAAGTGCGGCTGCAGTCTTTAAACGCAAGGGAAACACCTATCATCAGCGGGGGTTTGCCTTCAATAGTAACCTTTTTGTTACCAGAGCCCCCTTTTTTGCCCGTCCGCCCCGGCCCGGCTGGCCAGCGCACGGCGCCTTCGGCTCGTGGTGACAAGCCTGCTGATAGTGTTTGCGATGATCATCACACCGGCCCGCGCAGGCGGTGCCACGCACGGAACAGGCCCCCAAAACCATTGACTGACAAGACGGACCCGTCCTCGGCTGCAGCCGGAAATCCAGGGGATCCCAGGGGCCCGGTTCCTGCCGCCGTTCCTCCGCTCGGCATGGCAGCACGCCGCGGGGGTTCAGCCGCTGCGGCCCTTGGCCATGTGGTCCGCCGGCTTCGCCAGCCATTGCCCGGCGCCCAGCCCAGGCTTCGGTTCGAGATGCCGCCGGAATACACCGGACAGGCCCCGGAAGCGGACCACGACGGTGACGAGGAGCCGCAGTTCGGCCACCCCGGACCGCGCATGTCCCCCCAGCATCCGCTCTACATGGGCTTCATGGGAACCGTGGGCGTGGGACTGGCGCTGCTGGTCTACTGGATCGGTTCCCACACCACGCAGCTGCTGCTGTGGATCGTGGCCGCGCTGTTCATCGCCCTGGGCCTGGAACCGGTGGTGGGCTGGCTCGAAAACCGGAAGATCCCCCGGCCTGCCGGCATCCTGGTCTCCGTGGCAGTCCTGATGGGCGCTGTGGTCGGATTCTTTGCCACCCTCATTCCCACCATCGTTGAACAGGTCTCCGAAATCGTGCGGCAGGCGCCTGACTGGGTGCGAAACTTCATGGATTCGGATTTCTTCCGCAGCGTTGACGACCAGTTCGGCGTGCGCGACCGGATCACCGAGGAACTGAACAAGTTCGTCAACGACCCCGCCGCGATGGGTGGCATTTTCGGCGGTGTGCTGGGCTTCGGATCCACCGTGGCCAACAGCCTCTTCGGCGCCCTGATCGTCCTGGTCCTGAGCCTGTACTTCCTGGCAGCGCTGCCCGCCATGAAGAAGTGGGGCTACCGCCTGGCCCCGCGCTCCCGGCGGAAGCGGGTGGCCGCCCTCTCGGAGGAGATCACGCGGTCGGTGGGAAACTACGTGATCGGCCAGGCATGCGTGGCCCTGCTCAACGCCACCTTCGCGTTCGTGGTGATGTCCATCGTGGGCATTCCGTTCGCCCTGCTCCTGGCATTCGTGGTGGTCCTGCTGGCCTTCATCCCCCTGGTGGGCGGGATGATCGCGGGCATCGTGGTAACCCTGGTGTCCCTCACCGAGGGCTGGCAGGCGGCGGCCATCTATGCCATCTGCTACTTCGCATACCTGCAGTTCGAGGCATACTTCATTTCACCGCGCATCATGCAGAAGGCCGTTGCAGTGCCGGGCGCCGTGGCGGTGATTTCCGTCATCGCCGGCGGCAGCCTGCTCGGTGTCCTCGGGGCCTTGATCGCCATCCCCACGGCCGCCGCCGTGCTGCTGCTGGTCCGGGAGATCTACATCGTCCGGCAGGACCAGCACTAGCGCTGCGGGAAGCCTAGGCTCCGGCAGTCGCCGCCGGACCGTCCCATTCCTGCGGCAGCTCCGCACGGTCGGGGTCATGACTGACCTGGGCCACAATGTCGTTCAGCACCCGGGCCGCGTACTTCTCCCCCACCCACAGGTGCTTGGCCCCGGCCACGCCCACCACGCGGGCCTGCGGCACCAGGCTGAAGCGTTCGGCGGCCTCGGCCGGCTGCAGGAAGTCGTCATGTTCCGGCACCAGGACGGTGAGGGGCTTGCCTGATTCCGCCCACATCTGCAGGTGCTTGTCCGTGGCGCGGTGCAGCGGGGGCGAGAGCAGCACCGCGCCCTCAATCTGTCCGGCCATCGGTTCCACGGCGCCGTACATCAGCGCCAGCTCGGTCCCGAACGACCAGCCCACCAGCCACCGGTTGGGCAGGCCACGTTCGACGGCGAAGCGGACGGCTGCCTCCACGTCGTAGCGCTCGCCCACTCCCTCCTCGAAGGCGCCGCTGCTGGTGCCGCGCGGTGAGGCGGTGCCCCGGGTGTTGAAGCGCAGCACCGCGATGCCGGCCAACGCCGGAAGCCGGTAGGAGGCCTTCCGGTAAACGTGGGAATCCATGAAGCCGCCGTGCGTGGGCAGCGGGTGGAGCGTGATCAGCGTGGCCTTGACCGGACCCGACTCGGGCAGCGCCAGCTCCCCCACCAGCGTGTGGCCGTCCTCTGTCTGCAGCTCGATGTTCTCGCGCCGGGCAGGCAGAACAGTGGAGGCACGGATGGGAGCGGGGCCCTGGGTCGGGCTGAATTCGTACGACGCCGGATCAAAAGTCATGCCTGCCAGCTTAGCGACAGCGGAGGTTCTTCTGCCGCGCCGGGGTCAGCGGTAGCGGTAGCTGCGCGTCATCCAGCAATTGGTGTGCCAGTGCCGACGTTCCGCCAGGCCGGCGGCAGCTCCAAAGAGATGGTCGTCCTTCCACACCACCAGGTGGGCGATCCCTGGCAGCACCGCGGTGGAGCATTCGGGGCAGATGTAGGTCTTCTCGGCATTTTTGGCGGTCATGGTGCGGACCATCCACTCGCCGTCGGGCGCGCTTTCCCGGCGGGCGATTCCGGCCCGGGCACGCTCAAGGTCCA is a window from the Arthrobacter sp. NicSoilC5 genome containing:
- a CDS encoding transporter; this encodes MVAHLLRLKLTLLRNGLRRSPWQLVGMAIAGLYALGVVATLVIALVLLRNAGPVTAHTAVVLGGSAAVLGWAVVPVVASATDMTLDPARFTTFAVPMKQLLAGLALGGLIGIPGLATALVSLSTVVTWSRGVLPALAALAGACLGVMTCIVLAKVVTTATASLAASRRFKDISAIAVMVPLVLLGPIVAGVGRGIPASTGFLPEFALTLSWTPLGAPWSLGGDVASGRPGQAAVKLLVAVAVLGALAWCWKLLLERALVTPPYAGAGKRRGGRLGLFGVLPPTPAGAVMARSLTYWLRDPRYSGSLVVIPLLPVVLAFQGTQTGSYGSLAFLAPVAAFILAWSISADVSYDNTAFALHLATGVRGVADRLGRALACMTFALPVVLVFSVGYAAFTGNWTALPGQLGFSLGILFTGLGLSSVVSARYTVTVPLPGDSPFKKPPGNVGQTLAVQFVGMLVLMVLVLPEAALLVAQAVTGNILFGWLNLAVGTVLGLVLFGAGVRLGGRWLEARGPELLAQVTVNR
- a CDS encoding ABC transporter ATP-binding protein, translated to MTAPMPDQASNPGPVAALSIRGLAKRFGGKIAVDGISLEVPAGSFFGIVGPNGAGKTTTLSMATGLLRPDFGTAVVHGVDVWQHPLEAKRLMGILPDGVRLFDRLTGEQLITYAGLLRGMDKNVVAARVGELLAAMDLSQDAGTLVVDYSAGMTKKIALASALIHAPRLLVLDEPFEAVDPVSAANIRSILDRYVDSGGTVIVSSHVMDLVQRMCDHVAVVAKGRLLAAGTVEEVRAGASLEDRFVQLVGGHSHTEGLEWLRTF
- a CDS encoding Na+/H+ antiporter, with translation MDIALGLLVIVAVVCAGSAAGRKLNLPVPLLLVLAGVAGSFLPFIPQVELNPELVLVGLLPPLLYAAAFRTSLFDFTSNRRSIGLLSVGYVIFGTLGVGAVVWWLFPEIPLAAAIALGAVVAPPDAVAATAIARKVGMPRRIVNILEGESLVNDATALVCLRAAVAAIAGSVSALDVAGGFVVAAGGGLAVGLAAAYILTEIRKRISNVAINTSTSLMAPFVAFLPAEAIHASGVLAVVVTGLVMGTKAPSMPNGAARQSARSNWDTVQFLLENSVFLLIGLQVRTIIDSVQDDSLGAGRVWIGCAVILVAVLVLRPIWVFPATYLPRLIPSVQRKDPAPPWQFPAIVSWAGMRGVVTLAAVLTLPDDLEHRNVLVLAAMVVVAGTLVLQGFTLPALVRALGLPGPDRREDALNQASLMQLATTAGMERLEKLRRDSDPPEVMDMLRRRTQERGLAAWERLGRPAAEAATPSQRYAQLRMAMLEAEREKVLELRRGGDFAHEVLSEVLERLDVEESMLDASLNELDSAAGGGGGEGLSQPGGVCDHLTAAMPAPLPDNPACAGCEREGTTPVHLRMCLACGHVGCCDSSAGRHASRHFKETGHPVMRSIEPGEEWRWCYVDDLLG
- a CDS encoding DUF3253 domain-containing protein; translated protein: MADSAGDGPDIPVGRQLEAKILELLASRAATSTICPSDAARAVGGDDWRHLMEPAREAARRLVDAGQVHITQGGSVVDPATAKGPIRIRKAP
- a CDS encoding NADH:flavin oxidoreductase/NADH oxidase; amino-acid sequence: MPALFQPLALRSMELQHRGWVSPMCQYSCDPDDAPGVPNDWHLVHLGGFAVGGAAMILTEAAAVNAEGRISPRDAGLYNDEQAEAWQRIISFVHRNGTAGTKIGVQLAHAGRKASTFWPFSGRHGSVPAAEGGWDTVGPSTTSFEGYEAPAAMTVEQIHGVIADFAAAAERAVAAGFDTMEIHGAHGYLLHQFQSPLINERDDEWGGDEAGRNRLMLAVVDAVRAVIPDSMPLLLRISATDWAPGGVDQEASVRLARQAAGRGVDLVDVSSGGAVAHQQIKPGLGYQTGFSAAIRGEAGIATGTVGLVTTPGQAEHAIATGQADGVFIARAALRDPHWWLRAAFELGHDMAWPPQYERAIPRRTF
- a CDS encoding tetratricopeptide repeat protein — its product is MSSPASRPVPPAAANLLNLRGAVDLSSLKRPAAPSGTAPSGTSPSGPPSGEAQEGQPGAAAGGPELKVNVTEANFQQLVELSAQVPVVFALWASYSPESGRMVETLDRIVASYGGRLVLGAADIEAFPQLAQAFQVQAVPTAVAVLKGQPVPLFQGSAEEQQVRSLFDELLKVAAANGVTGSLDAGGAAEQEPAPLPPLHQAAYDAIEAGDYAAAAEAYRQALKEMPSDHEAKAGLAQVELMDRLQSVSAQDSEALRTLAANEPDNLEAQLGVADLDVAGGHVEDALNRLVAFIGRNFGPERETARIRLLELFEVVGAGDGRVAKARQALARVLF
- a CDS encoding AI-2E family transporter, with the protein product MTDKTDPSSAAAGNPGDPRGPVPAAVPPLGMAARRGGSAAAALGHVVRRLRQPLPGAQPRLRFEMPPEYTGQAPEADHDGDEEPQFGHPGPRMSPQHPLYMGFMGTVGVGLALLVYWIGSHTTQLLLWIVAALFIALGLEPVVGWLENRKIPRPAGILVSVAVLMGAVVGFFATLIPTIVEQVSEIVRQAPDWVRNFMDSDFFRSVDDQFGVRDRITEELNKFVNDPAAMGGIFGGVLGFGSTVANSLFGALIVLVLSLYFLAALPAMKKWGYRLAPRSRRKRVAALSEEITRSVGNYVIGQACVALLNATFAFVVMSIVGIPFALLLAFVVVLLAFIPLVGGMIAGIVVTLVSLTEGWQAAAIYAICYFAYLQFEAYFISPRIMQKAVAVPGAVAVISVIAGGSLLGVLGALIAIPTAAAVLLLVREIYIVRQDQH
- a CDS encoding alpha/beta hydrolase; the protein is MTFDPASYEFSPTQGPAPIRASTVLPARRENIELQTEDGHTLVGELALPESGPVKATLITLHPLPTHGGFMDSHVYRKASYRLPALAGIAVLRFNTRGTASPRGTSSGAFEEGVGERYDVEAAVRFAVERGLPNRWLVGWSFGTELALMYGAVEPMAGQIEGAVLLSPPLHRATDKHLQMWAESGKPLTVLVPEHDDFLQPAEAAERFSLVPQARVVGVAGAKHLWVGEKYAARVLNDIVAQVSHDPDRAELPQEWDGPAATAGA
- a CDS encoding ATP/GTP-binding protein; the protein is MPRSNRPRRPASGKGPVSGRGAGRKGSADVPELDLERARAGIARRESAPDGEWMVRTMTAKNAEKTYICPECSTAVLPGIAHLVVWKDDHLFGAAAGLAERRHWHTNCWMTRSYRYR